ctGAAATGGTGCTTTGATTCAACAACTTCAACCATGGAGTTTCAAGAAGCTTTGATGAAACTGGTGATTCATAAAACACCAACTCATCATCATAAAgatttctttcattcaatttctgGGAAAGACGAGAAAGTTGTATCAAAGAAACAAAAATGGAAGATTTCGTTTCACAGATCATCATCTGCGAAAACATCTCAATCTGGTCATCAGGTTCAATCCAAGTCAATCCCTGAAGATTTTTTTTGTCCCATTTCAGGGTCTTTAATGGCTGATCCTGTTATAGTTTCATCAGGTCATACTTTTGAAAGAGTTTGTGTTGAAGCTTGTAAAAAAATAGACTTCGCACCCATTCTTAAAGATGGTTCAGTCCCTGATTTCTCCACTGTTATCCCTAACCTTGCTCTTAAATCCACCATTGTTAACTGGTGTCAAACTCATCTGATAAACCCTCCTAAACCCTTTGATTTGTCTAAAGCTGAGGAACTTGTTCGTTCATTATCGTCCAAAAAGCCAAATACCCAAATCGAAAAAGATGTTCCTTCGGTGAAGTTGGATCATGCGGTGAGTGAGTTAATTCGTTCTAGCTCGGAGGAATCGGTTTCTGCTGTCACTACTACACCAACTCAGCCATTGCAACTCGCTGATAGTCCGAGTTGCTACTCATCAGCTTCATCTTCCTCCGAGATCGAGACCTTAACGGCCCCAAACATTAACGAAGAAGAAGAGTATTTTCTTACAAAACTGAAAAGTCATCAAGTTTTCGACATTGAAGAGGCATTGATTACGTTAAGGAAGATAACAAGAACAGAAGAGAGTTCCAGGGTTGTTCTTTGCACGCCACGTGTACTTTCTGCTTTCAGGTCTTTGATCGTTTCTCGGTACGTAAACATTCAAGTGAACTCGGTCGCAGTTTTGGTCAACTTGTCATTGGAAAAAACCAACAAGGTTAAGATCGTACGGTCAGGGTTGGTTCCTGATTTGATCGATGTGTTGAAATCGGGATCCCCTGAAGCGCAGGAACATGCTTGTGGTGCACTTTTTAGCTTAGCACTTGATGATCATAACAAGACAGCCATTGGAGTTTTAGGAGCTTTGCAACCTCTCATGCACATGTTAAGATCAGGGAGTGAGCGGACTCGGCATGACTCGGCTTTGGCGCTTTACCACCTCTCACTCATTCAGAGCAATAAGACTAAATTGGTTAAAATCGGGTCGGTTCCGGTTTTATTAAGTATGGTTAAATCGGGTCATATGACGGGTCGGGTATTCCTTATCCTGTGTAACTTGGCTTCGGGTTCGGACGGGCGGGCTGCGATGTTGGATTCGGGTGCGGTGGATTGTCTGGTGAAATTGTTGAAAGGGAGTGAGTTGGATGAGCCGACTCGGGAAGGTTGTGTAGCGGTTTTATATGGACTGAGTCAAGCAGGGTTGAGGTTTAAGGGACTGGCTAAGGCTGCCGGTGCAGTGGAGGAGTTGGCGAAGGTGGAGCGGACGGCAAATGGTCTGACCAGGGAGAAAGCAAGGAAAATGTCGGAGATGTTGAAAAGGGGGAGTGAGGAGGAGCAAGAGGAAGTGGACTGGGAGGCATTGCTTGACTCGGGATTCATGACTCGGACTAAGTTCCGATTCGGTGGTGGAAAAGACGGGTCATGTGTGAACTCATCCGAGTTTTGAgaatctttgtttttctttttattaattctttcggttttttttttaaataatttttattcggGTTTGTAATTATTGGTGGaattttttcccttttatatAGAGTTTTCTGGCTTTTTTCCTTTGTcgcctttttattttattttcttttaattctattttcttttcaaaagctAATGGACGGTTTATACAAAGTGTACATAATTGATGGCTTACAAAAGAATTGATTCCCAAAAAAAAAGGGAAGCTTTTCTTCTTAGCTGGACGCTGAATTgtattcctttttcatttttgtggattttatcctatttttatgttatttaatacatttagatttataattttgaaaaaaatttcatcaaCTGATTGATCCTATTATAAACCAGATATTGAAGCTCTCTTAGTTCCTATCTTTCCTATTTTTAGTGGTACACCACTCACTAAACCTTTTCAAGTTTACACTACGCATGCATCTAATCATTCTTCTTCATATACAAATTAGATAGATGTTCCAAATGTCTCATTTTCTACACTACCATCTTCTCCATTTCTGGTCTTGCCTTAGGTAGAACAACACACTTTACCTATTGCAGTCAGAAAAAGGCATATGCTCTTCTTGTAATCCTTATCCCGTTTATAATTTGAGTTATCACCGTCCATAACCCTCCTATTATACATTATTTCAAATGTATCCAATGTACCTATTTCCAATGTTATTATGGAAGCAAAAAAATGGTCATGGATGGCAACAGGCTATAGTGGAGGAAATGAATGctcttttttataattatatttgggATCTAGTTCATTTACAACCTAGTAAATCTGCAGTTGGTTTCCAATGGGTTTATACTCTGAAAGTTGGACATGGTGTCAAGATCAATTATTTAACGACACGTCTAGTTGCCCAAGGATTTATATAGGTTCTAGTCTTGATTATGGAGAAACTTTCTCTTTATTTGGCAAGATGACCTCGATTCGACTTTTAATCTCCTTTGTTACAATGAATCATTAGACCATTCATCAATTGAATACTAAAAATGCTTTCCTTCATAGTGATTTGATTGAAGAAATTTATATGGAGAAACTGTCAAGCTTTATTGCTTAGTTGACCACAAAAATCTCTTTATGGTCTAAAGTTATAACACCTCAAACTTGGTCGGATCCGAAGCGTCATAGTGGTTATTGAGACGACTCGAACGACCAAATATACAAATCCAATTACCTAAAAACTTGGGACAAGAacataaacattttaattcaaaacatatgcAATTCATGCAATTATTAATTGCAAGCATTAACAAAACATCATGAATGAAAACTAAACTCGAATGAGCCTTAAAACAAAGTTCGAGGGCTGAATAAATCAAATAGACACCTATATACTGATACATGGGTTGTTGGTACTAATACTTGTCATAAATATGATATAGTTGTTAGGATCTAGTACTTTGAGTGTAGTCTATTCATCATTtttacttgtaatttttcgaatagattggtttattaaaatttcattattcacattaatatcaTTTATATTTATCCTCAACAatttttgcacgcaaagtaaaGTGTAAGCAAATATTGGCTTAATGATTACCTAACgcttaactaatactaagttgcATTATATAGTTGGATCATATTACGAGcaaacaacttatattagtaagtAATCTAAAAGGTTCATAGTTTGATGAATcgaaattgagcaaattggtcAAGACTATTATGCTGTCTATGTAACAACCCGGTACAATGGTGTAAAAAAATATGGTTTCGGGTTTCGTTTTAGTGAATCGAGTctgtaaataattaataaaaatatttacggagttatctTATAAATGAATTGAATCAATGATAAGTAATTTAGTTGATTTGAGTATTTAATCTAGCccaaggattaaattataaagttagATTGCtgtaaattttaattgaaaatagttaaaaggattaaaattgctAATAGCCCAAAAGTTCAAGATGATAAGAAAACATGCCAAATATGTGGCTAAGAAACGTGGGCTAttgtattactattattatttattataaaaataaaaaaaataaaaataaagttttaaatgaGTTAAGTGGAAGGATGGAGACGcacgaaagaaagaaaagaaacagagcaaat
The Gossypium hirsutum isolate 1008001.06 chromosome A07, Gossypium_hirsutum_v2.1, whole genome shotgun sequence genome window above contains:
- the LOC107955571 gene encoding U-box domain-containing protein 40; translated protein: MEFQEALMKLVIHKTPTHHHKDFFHSISGKDEKVVSKKQKWKISFHRSSSAKTSQSGHQVQSKSIPEDFFCPISGSLMADPVIVSSGHTFERVCVEACKKIDFAPILKDGSVPDFSTVIPNLALKSTIVNWCQTHLINPPKPFDLSKAEELVRSLSSKKPNTQIEKDVPSVKLDHAVSELIRSSSEESVSAVTTTPTQPLQLADSPSCYSSASSSSEIETLTAPNINEEEEYFLTKLKSHQVFDIEEALITLRKITRTEESSRVVLCTPRVLSAFRSLIVSRYVNIQVNSVAVLVNLSLEKTNKVKIVRSGLVPDLIDVLKSGSPEAQEHACGALFSLALDDHNKTAIGVLGALQPLMHMLRSGSERTRHDSALALYHLSLIQSNKTKLVKIGSVPVLLSMVKSGHMTGRVFLILCNLASGSDGRAAMLDSGAVDCLVKLLKGSELDEPTREGCVAVLYGLSQAGLRFKGLAKAAGAVEELAKVERTANGLTREKARKMSEMLKRGSEEEQEEVDWEALLDSGFMTRTKFRFGGGKDGSCVNSSEF